The region ACAAACGACAAATTAAAACTACGAAAACTCAAAACCAAATCCTTACAATCTTTaagaatataaataaaataagaaggTCCATGCAATGGTTTGTGCCATGCATCAAAAAGCTGGAGGCAATCTGTCTCTAACACCACATCCATGAAGATCAAATCAGCTGCTATAGATAAACTCCAACGGAAAGCAAGCGCCTCAGTAATCAAGGAAGAGGAAGCGTCAACCGGATATGCCGTCGCTGCTGCCATCACAAGCCCCTCCTCATTCCGAGCAACACACCCAAACCCTGTTGGACATCCCTTCTTCCAGGAACCTTCAAAATTGACCTTGATCACGTTCGCTTGTGGCCGTCGCCAAGACGCTGGAAGCGTGCGTCCTCCACCACGAACCGAAGCTGCACGCGGAAGAGCTTTCAACATCTGAACACGGGAAAGCAAGTCCTTCTGATGTAACTGCCTCCATGGCACTTTGATTTTGAATAAAATTTccatttgtcaaaaaaaaaaaaaaaaactagtagtTTCATGAAGAAgtttaaaaaacataaatttcaaGTGGTATATATGCCTCATGTGCAATTTTATGATAATATGATATAATATTTTTAGAACTT is a window of Lotus japonicus ecotype B-129 chromosome 5, LjGifu_v1.2 DNA encoding:
- the LOC130719089 gene encoding uncharacterized protein LOC130719089 — translated: MEILFKIKVPWRQLHQKDLLSRVQMLKALPRAASVRGGGRTLPASWRRPQANVIKVNFEGSWKKGCPTGFGCVARNEEGLVMAAATAYPVDASSSLITEALAFRWSLSIAADLIFMDVVLETDCLQLFDAWHKPLHGPSYFIYILKDCKDLVLSFRSFNLSFVRRSGNSVADHLAKNSSRYPNHVWIEEVPPDCVPLIDYDETTCCLSREKQERRTKLKSNFLTFRL